From Cucumis melo cultivar AY chromosome 1, USDA_Cmelo_AY_1.0, whole genome shotgun sequence, a single genomic window includes:
- the LOC103497556 gene encoding sm-like protein LSM2 isoform X2 — translation MLFFSYFKDLVGREVTVELKNDLAIRGTLHSVDQYLNIKLENTRVVDQEKYPHMDLSLGWTIDTAWHSRRLYILDDHTSTSNLSSAFFAIFCFLPQMNSL, via the exons ATG TTATTTTTCTCATACTTCAAGGATTTGGTGGGCAGAGAGGTGACAGTTGAGTTGAAGAACGACCTAGCAATTCGAGGAACTTTGCATTCTGTAGATCAGTATCTCAACATCAAACTGGAAAACACGAGGGTTGTCGATCAAGAAAAATACCCTCACATG GACTTGAGTTTGGGATGGACGATTGACACTGCCTGGCATAGCAGgagactttacatccttgatgatcaTACCTCCA CTTCAAACCTTTCTTCAGCCTTCTTCGCCATCTTTTGTTTCTTGCCCCAGATGAACAGTCTGTGA
- the LOC103497556 gene encoding sm-like protein LSM2 isoform X1: MLFFSYFKDLVGREVTVELKNDLAIRGTLHSVDQYLNIKLENTRVVDQEKYPHMDLSLGWTIDTAWHSRRLYILDDHTSSTSNLSSAFFAIFCFLPQMNSL, from the exons ATG TTATTTTTCTCATACTTCAAGGATTTGGTGGGCAGAGAGGTGACAGTTGAGTTGAAGAACGACCTAGCAATTCGAGGAACTTTGCATTCTGTAGATCAGTATCTCAACATCAAACTGGAAAACACGAGGGTTGTCGATCAAGAAAAATACCCTCACATG GACTTGAGTTTGGGATGGACGATTGACACTGCCTGGCATAGCAGgagactttacatccttgatgatcaTACCTCCAGTA CTTCAAACCTTTCTTCAGCCTTCTTCGCCATCTTTTGTTTCTTGCCCCAGATGAACAGTCTGTGA